TCAAGGTCAGTGTGAAAGCGTCTGATGTGTTTCTAGCGGTGGATTCATATCGCTTATTAGCCAAACAAATTGATCAGCCTTTACACCTTGGTATTACAGAAGCGGGCGGTGCTCGTGCGGGTTCTGTTAAATCAGCGGTTGGCTTAGGTATGCTGTTGGCTGAAGGCATTGGTGATACATTACGAATTTCTCTAGCGGCTGATCCGGTTGAAGAAATCAAAGTAGGCTTTGATATTTTAAAATCCCTGAGAATACGTTCTCGTGGGATTAACTTCATTGCTTGCCCAAGCTGTTCTCGTCAAGAATTTGATGTTATTGGTACCGTTAACGCGCTAGAGCAGCGTTTGGAGGATATCATTACACCAATGGATGTCTCCATCATCGGCTGTGTTGTTAATGGTCCTGGTGAAGCCGAAGTATCTCATTTAGGATTGGCTGGCAGCAACAAGAAAAGTGCTTTCTATGAAGACGGTAAACGTCAAAAAGAGCGCTTTGATAATGATGATCTTGTCAATCAGCTAGAAGCAAAAATTCGAGCAAAAGCTTCCATTATGGACAGCGATAATCATATTGATGTAAAAATAGAAGATTAATCTCAACGAGAATTTACGGTAAGTATTGTGGTAAAAACAATTCAAGCAATTCAAGCAATTCGAGGCATGAACGACTGCCTCCCAACTCAATCGCCGCTGTGGCAGAAACTTGAAAACGCAGTAAAAAGTACTGTGAGCGCATACGGCTACAACGAAGTGCGCATGCCAATTGTTGAAGAAACAAACCTCTTCAGCCGTGCGGTTGGTGAAGAGACAGATGTCGTTTCAAAAGAAATGTACACCTTTGATGATCGTAACGGAGACAGCCTAACACTTCGCCCTGAAGGTACGGCGGGCTGTGTACGTGCATGTATTCAAAACAGCCTAATTAACCGTGACGAACAACGTCTATGGTACATGGGACCTATGTTCCGTCATGAGCGACCACAAAAAGGTCGTTATCGTCAGTTCCATCAATGTGGTGTTGAGGTCTTCGGTCTTAATGGTCCGGATGTTGATGCCGAACTGATCATGATGACAGCTCGTTTATGGCGTGAATTAGGTATTGATAAACACGTTCGCCTAGAGCTGAACTCGATTGGTTCATTGGAAGCTCGCGCTCACTACCGCACTGCCCTAATTGCATTTTTAGAGCAGCACATCGACATCTTAGATGAAGATTGTAAGCGTCGTATGCATACAAACCCGCTGCGTGTTCTAGATACTAAGAACCCTGACGTCCAAGCGATCTTAGGCGATGCCCCACGTTTGTCAGATTACTTAGATGACGAATCTAAACAGCATTTTGCCGGACTTTGTGAACTTCTTGACGCTGCTGGTATCGAATACACCATAAACGAACGTTTGGTTCGTGGTTTAGATTACTACAACCGCACTGTGTTCGAATGGATGACGGAAAGCCTAGGTGCCCAAGGTACCGTTTGTGGTGGTGGTCGCTATGATGGTCTAGTTGAGCAACTTGGTGGTAAACCAACCCCAGCTGTTGGCTTTGCTATGGGGCTTGAGCGTCTGGTCTTGATGCTTGAAGCTTTAGAATTAACCGATGTTCGTCGCAATGTTGACGTATACGTAGTGACCGCTGGTGAAGGTACAATGGTTGCTGGAATGAAGCTTGCGGAACGGATTCGTGAGTCAATACCTGACGTACGAGTGATGAATCACTTTGGCGGTGGTAATTTCAAAAAGCAGTTTAAACGAGCGGATAAAGTCGGTGCTGTGATTGCCTTAGTATTAGGTGAAAATGAAATAACAGATAGCACGGTTGTATTGAAAGACCTTGTGGGTGGTACACAAGAAACTTATCGTCAGGAAGAAGTGGCAAATAAAATTGCTGAACTGCTGTAAGTTTTTCATCAACGAGACATATAACATCAACGAAAAATAACGGCTTAATTTGTTGTACAAGGTCTTACACAGGAAGGCCTTTAAACAAAGAGCAATAGTGATAGCGGTGCTGTCATTGATACGCTTTAAGAGGACATAAAGTGGAAGTTTACCAAACTGAAGAAGAACAAGTTGAAAAGATCAAAGAGTGGTTCAAAGAATATGGAACGACTGTCACCATTGCTGCTGTTGTTGCCTTTGGTGGTCTTTTTGGTTGGCGTTATTACCAAGATTCAGTGACTCAAGCAAGTGAAGCGGCTTCTCAAAGCTACGCTGCTGCAATGTCGACACTGCAAGAGAAAGGGGTTGAAGCCCAAGCTGATATTGAGACTTTCATTGCTTCAAATGAAGTAAAAGAATACTCGGTGCTTGCGGCACTTCAATTGGCGAAGGCACAAGTCGAAGCAAACGAGCTAAACTCTGCTCTTGAACAATTAAAATGGGCTCAAAGCAGCACTCAAGAAGCGTCAATTCTTGCACTCGTTAATTACCGTATTGCACGTATCGAAACAGAGCTCGGTAACTTTGCAGCGGCTAATGCAGCATTGGATAACGTTTTGGATACGGCTTGGTCTGGTCGCATTGCTGAATTACGTGGTGATATTGCACTTCGTCAAGGTGATAAAGATGCAGCTTACACAGCATATACTGAAGCACAGCAAGCAAAAGATGCTAACCCAGCATTGAAAATGAAACTGGACGACTTGGCGAAATAAGGACCGTATTGGATGAAAAAAGCCTTTAAAAGAGCCTTGTTGGGAGCGGTAAGTGTCGCGATATTGGCGGGTTGTGCAAGCGAAGAAGACACCATCATTATGGCACCACTGCCTCAGGTTGAGAGTCAATTTGTCCCTAGTACGCAATGGTCTACTTCTGCCGATGGGGTAGGACACTATTTTTCTAAGTTATCTCCAACTGTCGTTGATGATACCTTGTTTATCGCAAGTCGTGACGGTTTGGTGAAAGCGTTGGATTCAGAAACCGGCAAACCTAAATGGCAAGCCGATTTAGACGAAAATGATATTGCTCGACTGTCAGGTGGTGTGACTGCTGCCTATGGAAACCTATATATTGGTTCTGAAAATGGCGATGTGATTGCCTTGGACCAAGAATCTGGAGAAGTTATCTGGCGGGTTAAAGTCAGTGGTGAAGTGCTCGCAAAACCGATTTCTGACTCAGGGCTGATCATTGTTAATACCAGCCAAGGTATTCTTGTCGCTCTAGATGAGAGTTCAGGTAAGGAACGCTGGGCGCTCAGTACGGAAGTGCCGAACTTAACTTTACGTGGTGATAGCACTCCTGTTGCGATTGGTGGTGGCGTGTTCTGGGGGACCGCTAATGGTCGTTTGGCTGCTGCGATCGTAGAGCGTGGTCAGTTGATTTGGCAACAGCCGGTTGGAACACCAAAGGGCGCAACTGAAATCGATCGATTGGTTGATGTTGACTCATCGCCTTTGATTTTGGGCGGCACCCTCTTCACGGTTGGCTATAATGGACAGTTAATTGCAATTGATCTGCGTTCGGCTAATCCAATTTGGAAACGAAATTATTCATCTGCAAATGACTTGGCTACAGATGGTCAACGCATTTTTGTCATCACAGAGAAAGATCATATTGCAGCCGTTGATGCACGAAGTGGTACAGAGCTTTGGCAAAACGCTAAGCTGGAAAACCGCCAGCTGACGGCTCCTGTAGTGATTGACCGTTTCCTTGTCGTCGGTGACAGTTTAGGTTATTTACATTGGATAGATCGCGCGACAGGTGAGTTTGTGGCTCAACAATTTGTCAATGACAGTGGTTTTGCTGTTGGACCAGTTGCCTTGTCTGACGGCTATGTGATTACTACTCGTAATGGTGATGTAAAGAAACTGAGCATCAACGAATAATATCGTGATATAATTCACATTCGGCTCCTGGCTGGTGACAGTTTAGGGGCCGTTTTGTTGTTGGAAATTATATTTATTAACCGTTATTCCTGACGTGGTTATAGGTAAAAAGCTGGTTTAATTTGGCATTAGACAAGTCGTTACCTATAACTACAGAAGAAAGATTATTGTAGAGGTTGTTATGGTACCTGTTGTTGCCCTTGTTGGGCGTCCGAACGTAGGTAAATCTACGCTATTTAACCGATTGACTCGCACTCGTGATGCGCTAGTTGCGGATTTCCCAGGCCTAACGCGAGACCGTAAATATGGCCAAGCTCGCCTTGGTGAAGAGCATGAATTCATTGTTATTGATACCGGTGGTATTGATGGCACAGAAGAAGGTGTAGAAACCAAAATGGCAGAGCAGTCATTGGCCGCAATCGATGAGGCTGATGTGGTTTTGTTTTTGGTTGATGGCCGTGCTGGTTTAACGCCTGCCGATCAAGCGATTGCTGCTCACTTGAGAAAAATTGAAAAGCCGGCAATGCTGGTGGTAAACAAAATTGATGGTATTGATGTTGATGCTGCTTGTGCTGACTTTTGGCAGCTAGGCGTCGATGATATGTACCACATTGCAGCAGCGCACGGACGTGGTGTTACTGCTTTGCTTGAGCGTGCTTTAGCGCCCTTCTTTGAAGACCTGTTGGCGAATGAAGCACCTGATGGTGAAGTGGAAGACCTCACTGAGTTTGAAGACGAGGAACTTGCTGCAGAGGAATATTCAGAAGAAGATGCTGAAGCAGAGTTGCAGCGTTTGCAAGATCAACCGATTAAGCTGGCAATTATAGGTCGTCCGAACGTGGGTAAATCCACATTAACCAACCGTATTCTTGGTGAAGAGCGTGTGGTTGTGTATGACATGCCTGGAACAACGCGTGACTCCATTTATATTCCAATGGAACGTGATGGACGCGAATATGTTCTAATTGATACTGCTGGTGTTCGTCGCCGTGGACGTATTAACGAGACAGTAGAGAAGTTCTCGGTAGTCAAAACACTTAAAGCGGTAGAAGATGCGAACGTGGTATTACTTGTTATCGATGCGCGTGAAAACATCTCAGATCAAGACTTGAGCCTACTTGGTTTTGCATTAAATGCAGGTCGTTCTATTGTTCTTGCTGTCAACAAATGGGATGGATTGGATAACGACGTCAAAGAAAGTGTTAAGAAAGAGCTCGACCGTCGTCTAGGTTTCGTTGATTTTGCTCGTATTCACTTTATCTCTGCCCTTCATGGTACAGGAGTTGGTCACTTATTCGAATCGATTCAAGAGGCTTATAAGTCGGCAACAACACGTGTCGGTACCTCTGTTCTGACGCGTATTATGAAGATGGCTACAGATGATCACCAACCACCAATGGTTCGTGGTCGTCGTATCAAACTGAAGTATGCTCATGCGGGTGGTTACAACCCACCAATTGTCGTGATTCACGGTAACATGGTTCGTGACCTTCCGGACTCTTACAAACGCTACCTAATGAACTACTTCCGTAAGTCTTTGGAAATTATGGGTACGCCTATCCGTATTAACTTCCAGAACAGTGATAACCCGTATGAGAATCGCACGAATAAACTGACGCTATCTCAAGAGCGTAAACGTAAGCGTATGATGTCAGCGGTGAAAAATCGCAATAAATAACCATTCTTTTTTCTATACCCAAGTCTTCGGCTTGGGTATTTTTTTGTCTTGAGTTTATGAAAAATATGTCAATTACAGCAACTAAGATTCGTTTTTGTCATCAAATGTGGCAGTTAGAAACCACAGTACAACAAGTTCAATCAACAACAGATATGACCTACGTTATTACTGAAACGACGCCATTTCACCCTGTCAGTCATATTTGGCCAGATCACCCAGCGGATAGGGGCTCATTGATGATCAACGGCAAAAAGTTAGATGTTATTGATTGCCAAGTGGGGGCGATAGAGCTGGCGAGTGGGGCATTGCATGTCGGTCAAGCGATACCAGTCAAACGTGATACACAAGGCTGGGTCTTTGTCGTCGTGCACGTATTGTCATGGACAGAGGCTGTAGTCGTCGGTGATGTGGTTTCATTGCAAGTGGATAAAGAGTTTCAACTATCGTTAAGCCGCGGTCACAGTGCAGGGCACATCGCTTATTTGGCTCTGAATAAGGTGTTGGCACAGAACTACTGGCGCAAAGATGCCGATCGTAAGGACCCACATGGCAATTATGATTTTAATAGCTATGCCCAAGAAACCAGTTTTGTTACACCAGATAAATGTTTAGATACCTATCGTTTGGGTAAAACGTTACGTAAACGAGGCTTGAATAGCGCAGAAGTTGTCAATGATTTGGAAAGTATCGAAAATCAGGTGAATCTACTGCTAAAAGGTTGGATACAGAGAAAAGTTCCAGTATCTATCCAGTGTCATGGCGAAGCATTAACGGATTCTCGCTACTGGGAATGTGATTTAGGGGAAGAGAGTACGGCTGTTATTCCTTGCGGTGGAACGCACATTACGCATTTAAACGAAATCGAGTCGGTCAAGGTGCGTTTATTGATGCAAGACACACAGACAATTGAAATGCATACCCATGTAGTTCCGC
This window of the Vibrio azureus genome carries:
- the ispG gene encoding flavodoxin-dependent (E)-4-hydroxy-3-methylbut-2-enyl-diphosphate synthase, whose amino-acid sequence is MQHESPIIRRKSTRIYVGDVPIGDGAPIAVQSMTNTRTTDVEATVAQIRALENVGADIVRVSVPTMDAAEAFKLIKQQVSVPLVADIHFDYRIALKVAEYGVDCLRINPGNIGNEARIRSVVDCARDKNIPIRIGVNGGSLEKDLQMKYGEPTPEALVESAMRHVDHLDRLNFDQFKVSVKASDVFLAVDSYRLLAKQIDQPLHLGITEAGGARAGSVKSAVGLGMLLAEGIGDTLRISLAADPVEEIKVGFDILKSLRIRSRGINFIACPSCSRQEFDVIGTVNALEQRLEDIITPMDVSIIGCVVNGPGEAEVSHLGLAGSNKKSAFYEDGKRQKERFDNDDLVNQLEAKIRAKASIMDSDNHIDVKIED
- the hisS gene encoding histidine--tRNA ligase; protein product: MQAIQAIRGMNDCLPTQSPLWQKLENAVKSTVSAYGYNEVRMPIVEETNLFSRAVGEETDVVSKEMYTFDDRNGDSLTLRPEGTAGCVRACIQNSLINRDEQRLWYMGPMFRHERPQKGRYRQFHQCGVEVFGLNGPDVDAELIMMTARLWRELGIDKHVRLELNSIGSLEARAHYRTALIAFLEQHIDILDEDCKRRMHTNPLRVLDTKNPDVQAILGDAPRLSDYLDDESKQHFAGLCELLDAAGIEYTINERLVRGLDYYNRTVFEWMTESLGAQGTVCGGGRYDGLVEQLGGKPTPAVGFAMGLERLVLMLEALELTDVRRNVDVYVVTAGEGTMVAGMKLAERIRESIPDVRVMNHFGGGNFKKQFKRADKVGAVIALVLGENEITDSTVVLKDLVGGTQETYRQEEVANKIAELL
- a CDS encoding YfgM family protein — encoded protein: MEVYQTEEEQVEKIKEWFKEYGTTVTIAAVVAFGGLFGWRYYQDSVTQASEAASQSYAAAMSTLQEKGVEAQADIETFIASNEVKEYSVLAALQLAKAQVEANELNSALEQLKWAQSSTQEASILALVNYRIARIETELGNFAAANAALDNVLDTAWSGRIAELRGDIALRQGDKDAAYTAYTEAQQAKDANPALKMKLDDLAK
- the bamB gene encoding outer membrane protein assembly factor BamB, with product MKKAFKRALLGAVSVAILAGCASEEDTIIMAPLPQVESQFVPSTQWSTSADGVGHYFSKLSPTVVDDTLFIASRDGLVKALDSETGKPKWQADLDENDIARLSGGVTAAYGNLYIGSENGDVIALDQESGEVIWRVKVSGEVLAKPISDSGLIIVNTSQGILVALDESSGKERWALSTEVPNLTLRGDSTPVAIGGGVFWGTANGRLAAAIVERGQLIWQQPVGTPKGATEIDRLVDVDSSPLILGGTLFTVGYNGQLIAIDLRSANPIWKRNYSSANDLATDGQRIFVITEKDHIAAVDARSGTELWQNAKLENRQLTAPVVIDRFLVVGDSLGYLHWIDRATGEFVAQQFVNDSGFAVGPVALSDGYVITTRNGDVKKLSINE
- the der gene encoding ribosome biogenesis GTPase Der, whose amino-acid sequence is MVPVVALVGRPNVGKSTLFNRLTRTRDALVADFPGLTRDRKYGQARLGEEHEFIVIDTGGIDGTEEGVETKMAEQSLAAIDEADVVLFLVDGRAGLTPADQAIAAHLRKIEKPAMLVVNKIDGIDVDAACADFWQLGVDDMYHIAAAHGRGVTALLERALAPFFEDLLANEAPDGEVEDLTEFEDEELAAEEYSEEDAEAELQRLQDQPIKLAIIGRPNVGKSTLTNRILGEERVVVYDMPGTTRDSIYIPMERDGREYVLIDTAGVRRRGRINETVEKFSVVKTLKAVEDANVVLLVIDARENISDQDLSLLGFALNAGRSIVLAVNKWDGLDNDVKESVKKELDRRLGFVDFARIHFISALHGTGVGHLFESIQEAYKSATTRVGTSVLTRIMKMATDDHQPPMVRGRRIKLKYAHAGGYNPPIVVIHGNMVRDLPDSYKRYLMNYFRKSLEIMGTPIRINFQNSDNPYENRTNKLTLSQERKRKRMMSAVKNRNK
- a CDS encoding metal-dependent hydrolase, yielding MSITATKIRFCHQMWQLETTVQQVQSTTDMTYVITETTPFHPVSHIWPDHPADRGSLMINGKKLDVIDCQVGAIELASGALHVGQAIPVKRDTQGWVFVVVHVLSWTEAVVVGDVVSLQVDKEFQLSLSRGHSAGHIAYLALNKVLAQNYWRKDADRKDPHGNYDFNSYAQETSFVTPDKCLDTYRLGKTLRKRGLNSAEVVNDLESIENQVNLLLKGWIQRKVPVSIQCHGEALTDSRYWECDLGEESTAVIPCGGTHITHLNEIESVKVRLLMQDTQTIEMHTHVVPQR